A genomic region of Leishmania braziliensis MHOM/BR/75/M2904 complete genome, chromosome 33 contains the following coding sequences:
- a CDS encoding putative protein phosphatase 2A regulatory subunit, with translation MAARFPSPFFWSLPRYNTPKAQSHTSVRRHRRFLVLVDNLLALASYFAAASAATNSLPFMLPKLHLDGALNKRTFNVQERMSEERQPGMYSPRVASSQPTKGLGVPSQIDSATSAHSSSSSFSAPAHTGPLSSPHPPPHEISLLEDGAVGISDPEMAAILAAKSRHSSGERSPPLDRLGSIGGGMGPGGYSHPSKRRAAPFATLVDHQQARQVVPQHAKDGDVTAGKASDLERDEDGRVSEGASPVPRVASTHPRMVKCRATSPSTSSRASGRSTSAVVEASLGATSSSAPTPSAISIMTAEELYILGKPFQAYMSTLSTRPSSGDTPATPTSTSGSGAPAAKATVASGTHITTVFRHNPSQYISALANQGDFVAVGDRTGRVVVMRQRAMAAGPRRTLLDIIQRSGEAEESEAAKRHSSSASSASSPSSTPRHATTLNHVRDPYDFYVAQQAYVPVIDTLSSVEVSPTVMALAFLPQSGPTTYLLTANEKVPKLYKIMSVRESANPFRAVDKIGTKSIGPLTASSRMSTVTMKPVSRYAMNHEYNINSICPIAYSDQFATADDATVLLWCTEYPDTSIETHDLRSPYEDGPRETIRTLRNFPHEPFLFFVATSGGSVRVVDTRQTLRWAGQAAQAFVNPPREEDGPFSNVTNSVCDCALSPSGRYIAGRDFMSVCLWDIRMAGNGGARNTPASPRRQPPAARGGDGSSECSMVRRWALHPHLCDDLDTIYQSNLLFDKFDVQFLSSRQVCTGGFNNTLYAMDVESISADTASDIRTFQLLKTDGISEFRRTTVSAHRLGEDRISTEQGLGSRMTLMSRPCMSMSGTCGMMVACGQAVLQFSYNGLPK, from the coding sequence ATGGCTGCGCGTTTCCCCTCACCCTTCTTTTGGTCTCTGCCCCGTTACAACACCCCCAAAGCGCAGTCCCACACGAGCGTACGGAGGCATAGACGCTTCCTCGTACTTGTCGACAACTTGCTTGCCCTCGCTTCGTACTTCGCcgcagcttcagcagcaaCCAACTCGTTGCCGTTCATGTTACCCAAGCTCCACTTGGATGGCGCGCTCAACAAGCGCACCTTCAACGTGCAGGAGCGGATGTCAGAGGAGAGACAACCAGGGATGTACTCCCCCCGTGTGGCATCCAGTCAGCCAACGAAAGGCTTAGGCGTCCCTTCGCAGATAGACAGCGCCACCTCGGCCCATTCATCCTCCTCATCGTTTAGTGCGCCAGCCCATACCGGGCCGTTGTCGTCGCCGCACCCGCCCCCGCACGAAATCTCTCTCCTGGAGGATGGGGCAGTGGGCATCTCCGACCCGGAAATGGCAGCCATTCTCGCTGCCAAGTCGCGCCACAGCTCGGGTGAGCGCTCTCCACCGTTGGACAGACTCGGCAGCATCGGCGGTGGGATGGGTCCAGGAGGCTACTCACATCCGAGCaagcgccgcgccgcacccTTCGCGACGTTGGTCGATCATCAGCAGGCGCGACAAGTCGTACCTCAACACGCCAAGGACGGCGACGTTACAGCTGGGAAAGCCTCAGACTTAGAAAGAGACGAAGATGGTCGTGTCTCTGAAGGTGCCTCCCCTGTGCCAAGGGTGGCCTCTACCCATCCTCGAATGGTGAAGTGTCGAGCGACCTCTCCATCTACGTCCTCGCGCGCCTCAGGCAGGTCCACCTCTGCAGTCGTAGAGGCTAGTCTTGGGGCCACGAGCTCGTCTGCGCCGACACCAAGCGCCATCTCTATCATGACGGCCGAGGAGTTGTACATACTCGGTAAGCCGTTTCAAGCCTACATGAGCACTCTCTCTACACGACCCTCATCAGGAGACACACCGGCGACACCCACATCCACGAGCGGCAGTGGTGCCCCCGCTGCCAAAGCCACCGTCGCGTCTGGTACGCACATCACAACAGTTTTTCGCCATAACCCCTCGCAGTACATTTCTGCTCTTGCCAACCAAGGCGACTTTGTCGCGGTGGGTGACCGCACCGGGCGTGTCGTAGTGATGCGCCAGCGCGCGATGGCGGCTGGACCACGTCGCACTCTTCTCGACATCATCCAACGCAGCGGAGAGgccgaagagagcgaggctgCCAAGCGTCACTCCTCGAGCGCGTCCTCAGCCTCATCGCCGTCCTCCACACCTCGCCATGCTACCACCCTCAATCACGTGCGCGACCCGTACGACTTCTACGTCGCCCAGCAGGCCTACGTGCCTGTGATCGATACACTGAGCAGCGTTGAGGTGTCGCCGACGGTGATGGCACTGGCGTTCCTGCCGCAGTCCGGCCCCACAACCTACCTCCTCACGGCGAACGAGAAGGTGCCGAAGCTCTACAAGATTATGTCTGTACGGGAGTCGGCCAATCCCTTCCGTGCGGTAGACAAGATCGGTACCAAGTCGATTGGCCCACTGACCGCGAGCTCACGCATGTCTACGGTGACCATGAAGCCAGTTTCTCGCTACGCTATGAACCACGAGTACAACATTAACTCCATCTGCCCCATCGCGTACAGCGATCAGTTCGCGACCGCCGACGACGCCACGGTGTTACTGTGGTGTACCGAGTACCCCGACACGTCGATTGAGACCCACGACTTGCGTTCCCCCTACGAAGACGGCCCACGCGAGACGATTCGCACTCTCCGAAACTTCCCTCACGAgccgtttcttttctttgtcgCCACCTCCGGTGGCAGCGTGCGTGTCGTCGATACGCGACAGACACTTCGGTGGGCCGGtcaggcggcgcaggcgttTGTAAACCCACCGCGTGAGGAAGACGGGCCCTTCAGTAACGTTACGAACAGCGTCTGCGACTGCGCCCTCAGTCCCTCTGGGCGGTACATTGCCGGTCGCGACTTCATGTCCGTCTGCTTGTGGGATATCCGAATGGCTGGCAACGGTGGCGCGCGCAACACGCCAGCAAGCCCGCGTCGGCAGCCcccagctgcgcgaggcggcgaTGGGAGCTCCGAGTGCAGCATGGTGCGACGCTGGGCCCTGCACCCGCACCTATGCGACGACCTCGACACCATCTACCAGTCGAACCTCCTCTTTGACAAGTTCGATGTGCAATTTCTGTCGAGTCGGCAGGTTTGTACCGGGGGCTTCAACAACACCCTCTATGCAATGGACGTGGAGAGCATCAGCGCCGACACCGCCAGCGACATTCGCACCTTTCAGTTACTAAAGACAGACGGCATTTCCGAATTTCGCCGCACCACCGTATCGGCGCACCGACTTGGCGAGGACCGCATCAGCACTGAGCAAGGCCTTGGCTCACGCATGACGCTCATGTCGCGGCCATGCATGTCCATGAGTGGGACGTGCGGGATGATGGTGGCGTGCGggcaggcggtgctgcagttcAGCTACAACGGGTTACCgaagtga
- a CDS encoding putative sterol C-24 reductase, with product MPENNRSSNHVAPRSRSRSRSRTRKASRTRSNTPRRTKVLTPEEAYYATVERKFTPEKDEWNEEWEFQGPLGVLLIMAVSHVLIFYFYVCVEKFQGTIIYPGHPKLEGKKMQTVFFSFLAEHACPTVRTFVIFLGFLLLEYFLALVLPAIYVKGLPLPSENGYRLTYKCNAISAWYCILVIVGFLHYYGVYPLNELRRNYGHYLTVATITADVISVWVYVAGYKRRIRMTGNFIYDFFMGSALNLRLPGNIDVKMFAECRNSWVLLMLLTLSCAAEQYNELGYLTGNMIFMIMAHLLYVNAVAKGEECVITTWDIYYEKFGWMLAYWNTCGVPFLYCMQSVYIQTVLKEKEHPRWVLALMVCVLLLAYYLWDTTNSQKSHFRMRRSGVPMKIIRSTAFPQMPWCYIENPRTLKSATGELFVDGFYRYGRKLHYTADLVMALLWGCACGFKSFIPFFYFSFFLTHLIHRERRDEHRCKAKYGKMWDEYVKLVPYKFIPYIY from the coding sequence ATGCCAGAGAATAACAGGTCTAGCAACCACGTTGCCcctcgcagccgctctcGCAGCCGCTCTCGCACGCGCAAGGCAAGCCGCACGCGCTCCAACACCCCCCGTCGCACCAAGGTCCTCACGCCTGAGGAGGCGTACTACGCCACGGTGGAGCGCAAGTTTACCCCGGAGAAGGATGAGTGGAATGAGGAGTGGGAATTCCAGGGCCCCCTCGGCGTTCTGCTCATAATGGCCGTGTCGCATGTTCTCATTTTCTACTTCTACGTATGTGTAGAGAAGTTTCAGGGAACAATCATCTACCCCGGTCACCCCAAACTGGAGGGCAAAAAGATGCAGACAgtgttcttctccttcctcgccGAGCACGCCTGCCCAACGGTGCGTACATTCGTCATCTTCCTTGGcttcctgctgctggagtACTTCCTGGCCCTGGTGCTGCCCGCAATCTACGTGAAGGggctgcccctcccctccgaGAACGGGTACCGCCTGACATACAAATGTAACGCCATCAGTGCGTGGTACTGCATACTTGTGATCGTCGGTTTTCTACACTACTACGGGGTATACCCGCTGAacgagctgcgccgcaacTACGGTCACTACCTCACCGTGGCCACTATCACCGCTGATGTGATCTCCGTGTGGGTTTATGTCGCCGGCTACAAGCGCCGCATCCGCATGACGGGCAACTTCATATACGACTTCTTCATGGGCAGCGCTCTGAACCTCCGCTTGCCAGGGAACATTGACGTGAAGATGTTTGCTGAATGCCGCAACTCGTGGGTGCTGCTCATGCTGCTCACtctcagctgcgccgcggagcAGTACAACGAGCTCGGGTATCTCACCGGCAACATGATCTTCATGATCATGGCCCACCTGCTCTACGTCAACGCCGTCGCGAAGGGCGAGGAGTGCGTCATCACGACGTGGGACATCTACTACGAAAAGTTTGGCTGGATGCTGGCGTACTGGAACACGTGCGGCGTGCCATTCCTCTACTGCATGCAGTCCGTGTACATTCAGACGGTTCtcaaggagaaggagcaccCGCGGTGGGTGCTGGCGCTGATGGTGTGCGTCCTTCTGCTGGCGTACTACTTATGGGACACAACCAACTCGCAGAAGAGTCACTTCCGCATGCGCCGCAGTGGTGTGCCAATGAAGATCatccgcagcaccgccttcccACAGATGCCGTGGTGCTACATTGAGAACCCTCGCACCCTCAAGAGCGCCACCGGCGAACTCTTCGTGGACGGCTTCTACCGCTACGGCCGCAAGTTGCATTACACTGCGGACCTGGTCATGGCACTCCTGTGGGGCTGCGCGTGCGGCTTCAAATCTTTTATCCCCTTCTTCTacttttcgttttttctCACCCATCTCATTCACCGCGAGCGCCGAGATGAGCACCGCTGTAAGGCCAAGTACGGCAAGATGTGGGATGAGTACGTGAAGCTGGTTCCCTATAAGTTCATTCCGTACATTTACTAG